A single region of the Streptococcus sanguinis genome encodes:
- the purC gene encoding phosphoribosylaminoimidazolesuccinocarboxamide synthase: MSNKLLYSGKAKDIFSTDDEQVILARYKDQATAFNGVKKEQIAGKGVLNNQISSFIFEKLNAAGVATHFIEKVSDTDQLNKKVEIIPLEVVLRNYTAGSFSKRFGVEEGIALETPIVEFYYKNDDLDDPFINDEHVEFLKIASDKEIAFLKEETRRINELLSDWFRQIGLKLIDFKLEFGFDKDGKIILADEFSPDNCRLWDAEGHHMDKDVFRRGLGELTDVYQVVWEKLQAIK, from the coding sequence ATGTCTAATAAGTTGTTATATTCGGGAAAAGCTAAGGATATTTTCTCTACAGATGATGAGCAAGTCATTCTGGCGCGCTACAAGGACCAGGCAACGGCTTTTAATGGAGTCAAGAAGGAGCAGATTGCTGGTAAAGGAGTGCTCAACAACCAGATTTCATCTTTTATTTTTGAGAAACTCAATGCGGCTGGAGTGGCGACGCATTTTATTGAGAAGGTCTCGGATACGGACCAGCTAAATAAAAAAGTAGAGATTATTCCTTTGGAAGTGGTGCTGCGCAACTACACAGCAGGTTCTTTTTCCAAGCGTTTTGGAGTAGAAGAGGGCATCGCGCTTGAAACTCCGATTGTGGAATTTTACTACAAAAATGATGATTTGGACGATCCATTCATCAATGATGAGCATGTGGAATTCTTGAAGATTGCCAGCGATAAAGAAATTGCCTTTTTGAAAGAGGAGACTCGTCGAATCAACGAGCTTTTGTCAGACTGGTTCCGCCAAATCGGACTGAAATTGATTGATTTTAAGTTAGAGTTCGGCTTTGACAAAGATGGCAAGATTATTCTGGCAGATGAATTTTCACCAGACAATTGCCGCCTCTGGGATGCGGAAGGCCATCACATGGACAAGGATGTTTTCCGGCGCGGACTTGGTGAACTGACAGATGTCTATCAGGTTGTTTGGGAAAAATTGCAGGCGATTAAGTAA
- a CDS encoding phosphoribosylformylglycinamidine synthase, translated as MDKRIFVEKKSNFGVKSQSLVRELTHNLQLKTLSDLRMIQVYDVFHLAEDLVARAEKHIFSEQVTDRLLTAEEVEAALAETAFFAIEALPGQFDQRAASSQEALFLLGAGTDVLVRTAQLYLVNKDISDSELAAIKKYLLNPVDSRFKDIEQTIQLEQFFESDKTIPVLDFFKDYTEADFKAYKQEHGLAMEVADLLFIQDYFKSIGRFPTETELKVLDTYWSDHCRHTTFETELKKIDFSASKFEKQLQATYDKYLAMRDELGRGDKPQTLMDMATIFGRYERANGRLDDMEVSDEINACSVEIEVDVDGVKEPWLLMFKNETHNHPTEIEPFGGAATCIGGAIRDPLSGRSYVYQAMRISGAGDITQPIAETRDGKLPQQVISKTAAHGYSSYGNQIGLATTYVREYFHPGFVAKRMELGAVVGAAPKENVVREKPVAGDVVILLGGKTGRDGVGGATGSSKVQTAASVETAGAEVQKGNAIEERKIQRLFRDGNVTRLIKKSNDFGAGGVCVAIGELADGLEIDLDKVPLKYQGLNGTEIAISESQERMAVVVRPEDVEQFIAAAAKENLLAVVVAKVTEKPNLVMHWNGETIVDIERSFLDTNGVRVVVDAKVVDAQAALPGQTVTSEATLEQDLKSLLSDLNHTSQKGLQTIFDSSVGRSTVNHPIGGRYQITPTEASVQKLPVEHGKTETVSVMAQGYNPYVAAWSPYHGAAYAVIEATARLVAAGSDWSKARFSYQEYFERMDKQAERFGQPVSALLGSIEAQIQLGLPSIGGKDSMSGTFEELTVPPTLVAFGVTTSTAGRILSPEFKAAGESIYYLPGQILSQDIDFDLIKNNFENFAAIQAKYQITAAAAVKYGGLAESLALMSFGNRIGAQVDVADLPSVLQAQLGGFVFTSLEQDIPGAVKIGHTKPDFTLIVNGVQLEGAELLASFEGRLEPIYPTEFKQETVIEEVPAFVADTVIKAKETVAEPLVYIPVFPGTNSEYDSAKAFEATGAKVNLVPFVTLDEAAIVHSVDSMVDNIDKANIIFFAGGFSAADEPDGSAKFIVNILLNEKVKKAIDAFIARGGLIIGICNGFQALVKSGLLPYGNFEEAGASSPTLFYNDANQHVAKMVETRIANTNSPWLVGVQVGDIHTIPVSHGEGKFVVTAEEFAELRDNGQIWSQYVDFDGQPSMDSKYNPNGSLYAIEGIMSKNGQIIGKMGHSERYEDGLFQNIPGQKDQKLFESAVRYFQASHE; from the coding sequence ATGGACAAGCGTATTTTTGTAGAGAAGAAGAGCAACTTCGGTGTGAAGTCACAGAGCTTGGTGAGAGAGCTGACGCATAATCTTCAGTTGAAAACATTGTCAGATCTTCGGATGATTCAAGTTTATGATGTCTTTCATCTGGCAGAAGATTTGGTCGCTCGGGCTGAAAAGCATATTTTCTCTGAGCAAGTGACAGATAGATTGCTGACGGCGGAGGAAGTAGAGGCTGCACTTGCAGAGACAGCGTTTTTTGCCATCGAAGCGCTGCCGGGGCAGTTTGACCAGCGGGCAGCCAGCTCTCAGGAGGCTCTCTTTTTGCTCGGCGCTGGGACAGATGTTCTGGTGAGGACCGCGCAGCTTTATTTGGTCAATAAAGACATCTCAGACAGCGAGTTAGCAGCGATCAAGAAATACTTGCTGAATCCGGTTGATTCACGCTTTAAAGATATTGAGCAGACGATCCAGCTGGAGCAATTCTTCGAGTCAGATAAGACCATTCCGGTTCTGGACTTCTTTAAGGACTATACGGAAGCGGACTTTAAAGCCTATAAGCAGGAGCATGGTCTGGCTATGGAAGTAGCAGACTTGCTCTTCATTCAGGACTATTTCAAATCGATTGGTCGTTTCCCGACGGAGACTGAGCTTAAGGTTTTAGATACTTACTGGTCCGACCACTGTCGGCATACGACCTTTGAGACGGAGTTGAAGAAGATTGATTTTTCAGCTTCTAAGTTTGAAAAGCAGCTGCAGGCCACTTATGATAAATACTTGGCTATGCGAGATGAGCTGGGACGTGGTGACAAACCGCAGACTCTCATGGATATGGCGACTATTTTTGGTCGCTACGAGCGAGCTAATGGCCGTCTGGATGACATGGAAGTGTCTGATGAGATCAATGCCTGCTCAGTAGAGATTGAAGTGGATGTGGATGGCGTCAAGGAGCCTTGGCTGCTGATGTTTAAAAATGAAACCCACAACCACCCAACAGAAATTGAGCCCTTTGGTGGGGCTGCGACCTGTATCGGAGGAGCCATTCGTGATCCGCTTTCTGGTCGTTCTTATGTTTATCAGGCTATGCGAATTTCAGGTGCGGGTGATATTACTCAGCCGATTGCTGAAACGCGGGATGGCAAGCTCCCTCAGCAGGTCATTTCAAAAACTGCAGCGCATGGCTATTCTTCCTATGGGAATCAAATTGGTCTAGCAACGACCTATGTCCGTGAGTATTTCCATCCAGGCTTTGTAGCCAAGCGGATGGAGCTGGGTGCGGTTGTCGGTGCGGCTCCTAAGGAAAATGTCGTCCGTGAAAAGCCAGTAGCAGGTGATGTGGTTATCTTGCTGGGAGGCAAGACAGGCCGTGATGGTGTCGGCGGTGCCACTGGCTCGTCCAAAGTACAGACAGCTGCGTCTGTGGAGACGGCTGGTGCGGAAGTCCAAAAAGGAAATGCTATTGAGGAGCGCAAGATTCAGCGCCTCTTCCGCGATGGCAATGTAACTCGCCTCATTAAGAAATCCAATGACTTTGGGGCTGGTGGGGTCTGCGTAGCTATTGGTGAATTGGCGGACGGACTGGAAATTGACCTTGACAAGGTACCACTCAAATACCAAGGACTTAACGGTACAGAAATCGCGATTTCTGAATCGCAGGAGCGAATGGCTGTGGTGGTCCGCCCAGAAGATGTGGAACAATTTATCGCTGCGGCAGCTAAGGAAAATCTGCTGGCAGTCGTTGTGGCTAAAGTGACAGAAAAGCCAAATCTGGTTATGCACTGGAACGGGGAAACTATCGTGGATATTGAGCGGAGTTTTCTGGATACCAATGGTGTGCGTGTGGTTGTGGACGCCAAGGTTGTGGATGCCCAAGCAGCATTGCCAGGGCAGACTGTGACTTCTGAAGCGACTTTGGAGCAGGACCTCAAGAGCTTGCTCAGCGACCTCAATCATACCAGTCAAAAGGGGCTGCAGACTATCTTTGACAGCTCTGTTGGCCGTTCTACTGTTAATCATCCAATTGGCGGGCGCTACCAAATTACGCCGACTGAGGCTTCTGTGCAGAAACTGCCAGTTGAGCATGGCAAGACAGAGACAGTATCTGTGATGGCGCAGGGCTACAATCCTTATGTGGCAGCTTGGTCACCTTATCATGGAGCAGCTTATGCAGTGATTGAAGCGACAGCTCGCTTGGTTGCTGCTGGTTCGGACTGGTCCAAGGCTCGCTTCTCTTATCAGGAATACTTTGAGCGGATGGATAAGCAGGCCGAGCGTTTTGGACAGCCGGTCTCTGCTCTGCTTGGTTCGATTGAAGCCCAGATTCAGCTAGGTTTGCCGTCTATTGGTGGTAAGGATTCCATGAGCGGAACTTTTGAAGAATTGACCGTACCGCCGACCTTGGTAGCTTTTGGAGTGACTACTTCAACTGCTGGGCGTATCCTGTCTCCAGAGTTTAAGGCGGCAGGAGAGTCTATCTACTATCTGCCAGGACAGATCCTGTCTCAGGATATTGACTTTGACTTAATCAAGAATAACTTTGAAAATTTTGCGGCCATTCAGGCCAAGTATCAGATTACAGCAGCCGCCGCTGTCAAATACGGTGGCCTAGCAGAGAGCCTGGCCTTGATGAGCTTTGGTAATCGCATCGGTGCTCAGGTGGATGTTGCTGATCTGCCTTCCGTTTTGCAGGCGCAGTTGGGCGGATTTGTCTTTACCAGTCTGGAGCAGGATATTCCAGGTGCGGTGAAGATTGGTCATACCAAGCCAGACTTTACACTGATTGTCAATGGTGTTCAGCTTGAGGGAGCAGAGCTTTTGGCAAGCTTTGAAGGCCGACTAGAGCCTATATACCCGACAGAATTTAAACAGGAAACAGTTATTGAAGAAGTGCCGGCTTTTGTCGCTGATACAGTTATCAAAGCCAAAGAGACAGTGGCGGAGCCGTTGGTTTACATTCCAGTCTTCCCTGGAACCAACTCAGAATATGACTCAGCCAAAGCCTTTGAAGCAACTGGAGCCAAGGTCAATCTAGTTCCCTTTGTCACTTTGGATGAAGCAGCTATTGTCCACTCCGTTGACAGCATGGTTGACAACATTGACAAGGCCAATATCATCTTCTTTGCAGGCGGCTTCTCTGCTGCAGATGAGCCAGATGGATCAGCTAAGTTTATCGTCAACATCTTGCTAAACGAGAAGGTCAAGAAAGCCATCGATGCTTTCATCGCCCGCGGCGGTCTCATCATTGGTATCTGTAATGGATTCCAAGCTCTGGTTAAATCTGGCCTTCTTCCATACGGAAACTTTGAAGAAGCAGGGGCTAGCAGTCCAACTCTCTTTTACAATGATGCCAACCAGCACGTGGCTAAGATGGTTGAAACCCGTATTGCCAATACCAACTCGCCTTGGCTGGTTGGTGTGCAAGTGGGAGATATCCATACCATTCCGGTTTCACATGGTGAAGGGAAATTTGTCGTGACGGCTGAGGAGTTTGCTGAGCTGCGTGACAATGGTCAGATTTGGAGTCAGTACGTAGACTTTGATGGTCAGCCAAGCATGGACAGTAAGTATAATCCAAACGGCTCTCTCTATGCTATCGAAGGGATTATGAGCAAGAACGGCCAAATCATCGGAAAGATGGGCCACTCAGAACGTTATGAAGACGGTCTTTTCCAAAATATTCCAGGTCAGAAAGACCAGAAATTGTTTGAAAGTGCCGTTCGTTATTTCCAAGCGAGTCACGAATAA
- the purF gene encoding amidophosphoribosyltransferase, whose protein sequence is MTYEVKSLNEECGIFGIWGHPQAAQVTYFGLHSLQHRGQEGAGILSNDHGKLKRHRDLGLVAEVFKNPADLDNLTGEAAIGHVRYATSGGASINNVQPFFFSFYDMQMGLAHNGNLTNAYSLRRELEKKGSIFASSSDTEILMHLIRHSEQENFLDKLKESLRRVQGGFAYLIMREDKLYAALDPNGFRPLSIGRMKNGAWVVSSETCAFEVVGAEWVRDLEPGEIVIIDDEGVTYDSYTTDTQLAICSMEYVYFARPDSVIHGVNVHAARKRMGRRLAQEFQHEADIVVGVPNSSLSAASGFSEESGLPNEMGLIKNQYIQRTFIQPTQELREQGVRMKLSAVSSIVKGKRVVMVDDSIVRGTTSRRIVQLLRDAGAAEVHVAIGSPELKYPCFYGIDIQNRRELISANHTVDEVCEIIGADSLTYLSLEGLIESVGIETDAPNGGLCVAYFDGQYPTPLYDYEERYLESLKEKTSFY, encoded by the coding sequence ATGACATACGAAGTAAAGTCACTGAATGAAGAGTGCGGTATTTTTGGAATTTGGGGTCATCCACAGGCGGCTCAGGTCACCTATTTCGGACTCCACAGTCTGCAGCACCGCGGTCAGGAAGGAGCTGGTATCCTGTCAAACGACCACGGAAAGCTCAAACGCCACCGCGATTTGGGATTGGTTGCAGAGGTCTTTAAAAACCCAGCAGACTTGGATAATCTGACAGGAGAAGCAGCTATTGGCCATGTCCGCTATGCAACGTCTGGCGGAGCCTCCATCAACAATGTCCAGCCTTTCTTTTTCAGTTTCTATGATATGCAGATGGGCTTGGCGCATAATGGCAATCTTACCAATGCCTATTCACTGAGACGGGAGTTGGAAAAGAAGGGTTCCATCTTTGCCAGCTCGTCTGATACGGAAATTCTCATGCACTTGATTCGCCATAGCGAGCAGGAAAATTTCTTAGACAAGCTCAAGGAATCCTTGAGACGAGTTCAGGGGGGCTTTGCCTATCTCATCATGAGAGAGGACAAGCTCTACGCTGCGCTGGATCCTAATGGCTTTCGTCCTTTGTCCATCGGCCGTATGAAAAATGGGGCCTGGGTCGTTTCCAGTGAAACCTGTGCTTTTGAAGTGGTGGGTGCCGAATGGGTTCGTGACCTTGAGCCAGGGGAAATCGTGATTATCGATGATGAAGGTGTGACCTACGACAGCTATACGACAGATACCCAGCTGGCTATTTGCTCAATGGAATATGTCTATTTTGCTCGGCCGGACAGCGTCATTCACGGGGTCAATGTCCATGCAGCCCGCAAACGAATGGGCCGCAGACTGGCTCAGGAATTCCAACATGAGGCAGATATCGTTGTAGGTGTGCCTAATTCTTCCTTGTCAGCAGCCTCTGGCTTTTCCGAAGAGTCTGGCCTGCCAAATGAAATGGGCCTGATTAAAAATCAATACATCCAACGGACTTTTATCCAGCCAACGCAGGAGTTGCGAGAGCAAGGAGTTCGTATGAAATTATCTGCTGTTTCCAGCATTGTCAAGGGCAAGCGCGTGGTCATGGTGGATGACTCTATTGTACGGGGAACAACCAGCCGACGCATCGTCCAGCTCCTACGAGATGCAGGTGCAGCTGAAGTCCATGTGGCTATCGGCAGTCCAGAACTTAAATATCCATGTTTCTATGGCATTGATATTCAGAATCGACGCGAGCTCATCTCGGCTAATCATACGGTTGATGAGGTCTGTGAGATTATAGGAGCTGACAGCTTGACTTACCTGTCTCTGGAAGGTCTCATTGAATCAGTCGGTATTGAGACGGATGCTCCGAATGGCGGACTCTGTGTGGCTTACTTTGACGGTCAGTACCCAACTCCGCTCTATGATTATGAAGAGCGCTATCTGGAAAGCCTGAAGGAAAAGACGAGTTTTTATTAA
- the purM gene encoding phosphoribosylformylglycinamidine cyclo-ligase: protein MTNKNAYAQSGVDVEAGYEVVERIKKHVARTERAGVMGALGGFGGMFDLSQTGVKEPVLISGTDGVGTKLMLAIQYDKHDTIGQDCVAMCVNDIIAAGAEPLYFLDYIATGKNEPAKLEQVVAGVAEGCVQSGAALIGGETAEMPGMYGEDDYDLAGFAVGVAEKSEIIDGSKVAEGDVLLGLASSGIHSNGYSLVRRVFADYTGEEELPELEGKKLKEVLLEPTRIYVKALLPLIKEKLVHGIAHITGGGFIENVPRMFADDLAAEIEEDKIPVLSIFKALEKYGHIKHQEMFEIFNMGLGMILAVAPENVDRVKELLAETVYEVGRIVKKENESVLIK, encoded by the coding sequence ATGACAAATAAAAATGCATACGCTCAATCCGGTGTGGATGTTGAAGCAGGTTATGAAGTTGTTGAGCGAATCAAAAAACATGTAGCACGTACAGAGCGGGCTGGCGTCATGGGGGCGCTGGGTGGCTTTGGCGGCATGTTTGACCTGTCTCAGACTGGGGTCAAGGAGCCAGTGCTGATTTCTGGTACGGATGGGGTCGGAACCAAGCTTATGTTGGCCATTCAGTATGACAAGCACGATACCATTGGGCAGGATTGTGTAGCCATGTGTGTCAACGACATCATTGCTGCAGGAGCTGAGCCCCTTTACTTCCTGGACTATATTGCCACTGGGAAAAATGAACCAGCTAAACTCGAACAAGTTGTTGCTGGTGTAGCTGAAGGCTGCGTTCAGTCTGGGGCTGCCTTGATTGGCGGGGAAACCGCTGAAATGCCTGGCATGTATGGTGAAGATGACTATGACCTAGCTGGTTTTGCGGTCGGAGTTGCTGAAAAGTCAGAGATTATTGACGGCTCTAAAGTCGCAGAGGGCGATGTCCTTCTGGGATTGGCTTCCAGTGGCATTCACTCAAATGGTTACTCTCTCGTTCGTCGTGTTTTTGCGGACTATACTGGTGAGGAAGAACTGCCAGAATTGGAAGGTAAAAAACTCAAGGAAGTGTTGCTTGAGCCGACTCGTATCTATGTCAAGGCTTTGCTGCCGCTGATTAAGGAAAAGCTGGTTCATGGGATTGCCCATATTACTGGTGGCGGTTTTATCGAAAATGTGCCCCGCATGTTTGCCGATGACTTGGCTGCTGAGATTGAAGAAGACAAGATTCCAGTCTTGTCGATTTTTAAGGCCTTAGAAAAATATGGTCACATCAAGCACCAAGAAATGTTTGAAATCTTCAATATGGGGCTAGGGATGATTTTGGCTGTAGCGCCTGAAAATGTGGATCGTGTCAAAGAACTTCTTGCCGAGACTGTTTATGAAGTTGGCCGGATTGTCAAAAAAGAAAATGAAAGTGTCCTTATCAAATGA
- the purN gene encoding phosphoribosylglycinamide formyltransferase: protein MKKIAVFASGNGSNFQVIAEQFPVEFVFSDHRDAYVLERADKLGVKSYAFELREFDSKEAYEQAIVDLLEAHQIDLVCLAGYMKIVGPTLLGAYEGRIINIHPAYLPEFPGAHGIEDAWQACVSESGVTIHWVDSGVDTGKIIQQVRVPRLADDTIDSFEERIHAAEYQLYPQVLESLGVWRR, encoded by the coding sequence ATGAAAAAAATTGCCGTTTTTGCTTCGGGTAATGGATCAAATTTCCAAGTGATTGCTGAGCAGTTTCCTGTTGAATTTGTCTTTTCAGACCATCGCGATGCCTATGTGCTCGAGCGGGCGGATAAGCTAGGTGTCAAAAGCTATGCCTTTGAGCTTAGAGAGTTTGATAGTAAGGAGGCTTACGAGCAAGCTATTGTAGACCTACTAGAAGCGCACCAGATTGACTTGGTTTGCCTAGCAGGATACATGAAAATTGTTGGGCCGACCTTGCTTGGTGCTTATGAAGGCCGGATTATCAACATTCATCCTGCCTACCTGCCCGAATTTCCAGGGGCTCATGGCATTGAGGATGCTTGGCAGGCTTGTGTCTCTGAGAGCGGTGTGACCATTCATTGGGTGGACTCGGGCGTTGACACAGGCAAGATCATTCAGCAAGTGCGCGTGCCGCGACTAGCTGATGATACGATTGACAGCTTTGAAGAACGCATCCATGCCGCCGAGTATCAGCTCTATCCTCAAGTGCTGGAGAGTTTAGGGGTGTGGAGAAGGTAA